From Solanum lycopersicum chromosome 8, SLM_r2.1, the proteins below share one genomic window:
- the LOC138337943 gene encoding uncharacterized protein has protein sequence MAKKGVKPRLIIWMLLLQKFDFEVKDKKETENQVVDHLSRLEDEAMQELGEKAKIDDTFPDEHVLATSHDLIPWFTDFANYLASDIAPPDLWQRDRGISKRQDADVWGIDFMGPFVSSHGMKYILVEVDYVSKLVEAITLAKNEGKSVAMFLKKNIFSRFGAPRSIISNGGSHFCNKLFEGLLDKYVVHHNVATLYHPQTSEQVEVSRREIKQILSKTVNANRTDWSRRLDDALWT, from the exons ATGGCAAAGAAGGGTGTGAAACCAAGGTTGATTATATGGATGCTACTATtgcaaaaatttgattttgaggtgaaagataaaaaagagactgaaaatcaagttgtcgATCACTTGTCCAgattagaggatgaagctatgcaagagttgggtgaaaaggctaaaattgatgatacctttcctgatgagcatgtattggccaCTTCTCATGATTTGATACCATGGTTCACCGATTTTGCGaattatctggctagtgatatagCTCCACCAGACTT GTGGCAAAGAGATCGAGGAATTTCTAAGAGGCAAGATGCTGATGTATGGGGCATTGATTTTATGGGCccgtttgtgagttctcatgggatgaaataTATACTTGTGGAGGTGGACTATGTGTCTAAATTGGTGGAAGCCATAACACTTGCCaaaaatgaagggaagagtgtcgccatgttcttgaaaaagaacatattctCCAGATTTGGCGCACCTAGATCCATTATTAGTAATGGGGGATCTCACTTTTGTAACAAGTTATTCGAAGGTCTATTGGATAAATATGTGGTTCACCACAATGTAGCCACTCTGTACCATCCACAGACCAGTGAACAAGTTGAGGTGTCCAGAAGAGAAATTAAGCAGATCCTGTCAAAAACGGTGAATGCtaatagaacggattggtcaaggaggcttgatgatgctctttggacCTAG